The sequence TCTTCAGTATGGACGGAGACTTCGCGGACCTTTCAATGCTAGTTGAACTCAAGAGCCGCTATGATGCCCTCCTGATCGTGGACGAGGCACACGCCACTGGTGTATGGGGCGAGCACGGCCGGGGGCTGGCAGAGGCCATGGATGTGACTGAAAAGATCGATGTTGCCGTGGGGACGCTCAGCAAGGCACTCGGCGGCCTGGGGGGTTTCATTGCTGCATCGCGAGAAATCATCGACTGGCTGGTCAACACCGCTCGTCCCTTCATCTACACAACGGCTTTGCCACCAGCGGCCTGCGCTGCTGCGATGGCCGCACTCGATCTTGTCGAGCGGGAGCCGGGGCGACGTTTGGGCCTGATCAGGATGGCTGCGTGGTTTCGCGAACAAGTTGCAGGCGGCCTCGGGTTGGATATTGCGGGGTCGTGCAGCCAGATCATCCCGATCATTGTTGGTCCGGTCGATCGCACGGTCGAGCTATCGCGAGCGCTGGAGGAAGCCGGCTTCCTGGTTCCAGCCATCCGGCCACCGACCGTTCCCAAAGGCAAGTCCCGCTTGCGGATCAGTTTATGCGCTGACCACCAGCAAACCGACCTTGCCAGACTGCTCGATGTTCTGGGCACAGTCTGCCGAAAGAGATGAGTCCGCGCGATTGGTTTTTGGCGGGGCGATGTCCAGGGTCAGATCCGGGCAGGCTCGGCCAGTGAGGGAAGAAGGACCCCAGAAACCGGTCAGAGATCGCCGGCATGCGAACGGGCACCGGTTGATCTTTGCGATCCGTTAGACTAAGTTACGGATGACAAAAGCGGTTGGTATCGCCGACAAGGCCTGCCCCCATCGTCTAGTGGCCTAGGATATCAGGTTCTCATCCTGGAGACGGGGGTTCGAGTCCCCCTGGGGGTATGCGGTGGCACAACTCGCCATCTGATGACAGGAGCGGTCATAAGTGACCGCTCCTTCCGCTTTTACGGATGGCGTGTTTGCATGCGAGTCAGCAACGACTTTCGGCGCATATCGGTTTTCTCGGGGACATCGCCCGAGCCAGCGACACAACGACCGTATCGCTGATTAACAGGCATCCGTAAAATGCTGCCGTGGTCGTAATGGCTCGGACCCTGCGTTGAGGTGATCCCATGCGGCGTTGTTCCGATCAAGGTCTTCCGATGACGCTCATCCATCTTTCAGCCATCGTTGCGGTTGCTTCCTCGAACTTGGCGGCCGAAACGCTCTACAATGGCATTGTCCTGCCCGATGAATGGCCGCCGCGGATCAAGGAATTGGACCGTGAACCGATGCCGGTCCCATACCTCAGGGCCGACCCCGAAATCATCCCCGTCGACGTGGGCCGGCAGCTCTTTGTGGACGACTTCCTGATCGAAGAGACCACCCTCCTGCGCACGTATCACACTGCTCGCTATCACCCTGACAACCCGGTAGTGAAGCCCGACAAGCCGTGGGAAAACGAGCCGGCGGACGGCAAACCCTGCGCGATGGTGTTCAGCGACGGCGTGTGGTACGACCCGGCCGCCGGGTTCTTCAAAATGTGGTACATGGGCGGGTATTGCAGAAGCACCTGTTACGCCACGAGCAAGGATGGAATCCACTGGGACAAGCCGTCTCTGGATGTCGTACCGGGCACAAACGTGGTCCTGGAGAAATCGAGGGATTCGAATACCGTCTGGCTCGACTTGAAGGAGTCGAATCCCGCCCGGCGATACAAGATGTTCATTGTCACGCAACGACGTGATGCCAAGGGCGGCGTCGACATGGCCCTGTACTACTCGCCGGATGGCATGCACTGGGGAGAGCCCGTTGCGGCCAACTGGGCCGGCGGCGACCGCTCGACCTTTTTCTACAATCCCTTCCGCAACAAGTGGGTCTACAGCGTCAGAATCAGCCGGGACCATGTCGGCAGGGCAAGGTTGTATGCCGAATGCACGGACTTGGCCGACGGGCTTGCGCGCATAGACGACATCGGCCGGCTTTGGACATGCGCGGATCGACTTGATCCTCGCAACCCCAACCAGGCGCTCAAGAATGTCGAACCACAGTTATACAATCTGGATGTCGTCGCATACGAAAGCCTGATGCTGGGGCTGTTCTCGATATGGCAGGGGGATCCGGGTCGGCCCGGCGAGAAACGTAACGAGGTGTTACTGGGCTTCAGCCGTGACGGATTCCACTGGTTTCGACCGGACCGCCGGCCATTTGCCGCTGTCAACGAGAGCCCGGATGCGTGGAACTGGGGCAACGTCCAGTCGGCCGGCGGCGGGTGCCTGGTAGTGGGCGATCACCTGTATTTCTACGTTAGTGGCCGGGGTCAGAAACGCGCGACCGACGCCGCGTCCACCGGCTTGGCCATCCTGCGCCGCGACGGTTTCGCCTCGATGGACGCCGGAGAAAGCCCCGGCACGTTGACTACCCGCCCCATCCGGTTCAGCGGCAACCATCTCTTCGTCAACGCCGATGCCCGCGGCGGCGAGCTGCGAGTCGAAGTACTCGATCTCGACGGTGAGGTTTATCCGGCGCTGAGCCGCAGGTTCTGTATGCCCATTACCACCGACGCCACGATTCAGCGGGTGCGATGGATGGAACCTGTCGACTTGTCCGCCTTGGCCGGCAAACCAGTGCGGTTTCGATTTCATCTGACCAACGCCAAGCTCTACTCCTTCTGGGTCAGCCACGACGAATCGGGGGCCAGTTACGGCTATGTCGCCGCCGGCGGACCAGGCTACACCGAGTCTCGCGACACGGTCGGCGAGGCTGCTTACAGAGCGAGCCGCGACGTGGTGACTTCCGCGGCCAGCCGGCCGGCGCCGTCCGGCGAATGGATGTGCGTCACTTCGCACGCCGCGTTCACACCGCGCGATACAGCCGAGGATTTCGTTCTGGACGGCAAGATGTGGCTCAGTAATGGCTGGCGCTCCAGGCTCGGTACCAGGGACTCGACGTTTACTCCTGACCTGTGGTCTTCGAGTGACGGGGTGAAATGGACGCTGGTCACCGACAAGACACCCTACGACCCATACAGCGAGATGGTTGTCTTCCAGGACAAGGTATGGGCCATCAAGGCCAGCGTGTGGAACTCGACGGACGGCGTGCGATGGACCAAGGTGCTGGACAAAACGCCGTTCGGCAGTCGCGGCTACGGTGAGGCGGTGGTGTTCAAGGACCGCATCTGGCAACTAGGCAGCGGCGCCGACGTCTGGTCCACCGCCGACGGCGTGAACTGGATCTGCGCCGTGGAGAACGCTCCGTTCGGCACTCGCACGGCCTCGGCCGTCACGGCATACGATGGGAAACTGTGGCTGATGGCCGGCAACACCCCGGGGGCCAATGAGCCGGTGGAAAAAGGCTACAAGGACGTCACGACCCACAATGACGTATGGTGCTCGGAAGACGGCGCTCACTGGACGCGCGTTCTCGAGCATGCGCCCTGGTCACCACGGCAATGGTGTGTGGCGGCGGTCTACGCCGGCCGACTGTGGCTCATCGGCGGATATGACAATGTCCGAGCCGGCAATCTTGGGGATGTGTGGACCACCACCGATGGCCGTGACTGGCGGCCATTCGAGTCGCCTGTCCGGTTTGCCCCCCGCCACGAGGTTACGCCGTACGTTTTTGACGGCAGCCTGTGGGTCGTCGCCGGGAATACCTGGCCGGTGGTCAATGACGTGTGGCGGTTAACCTTGCCGGCCGGTGGCCCAATGCGTGATGCCAGGTGATATGACGGCGTGGTGATGGCCACGCGAAAGGACAAAAGCATGAATGCAACGCTGAACCGGAGAATCGGTTTGGGTGGCGTCTTGGTGCTGCTGTCGGCGGTCTCCTGGGGGCCGGCAGCCACAGAAGATCTGGGCAACGGCTTCCTGCATCATGGCGTGGCCACGCCGGTCAGCATGCATCGGGGCACGGTGGCCACGGTCGACGGTCAGGGACGCAACATCGTCCTGGTCTGGCTGTTCGATCATCGCGGGGGATACGCCTTGCTGCTGATCGATGCCGAAACGGGCAAGAGCCAGGAGTTTCCCATGCCCTTCCCGCCCGGCGGGGATTGTCCTTATGCCTCGATTCTCTCCAGCAAGAACAAGTTTTATACGCATTTCAACAGTCATTTTGTCGAGTTCGACCCCGCCAAGCGGGCCTTTACGTTTCATCATCAAACCGTGCCGCAAATGGCCATGGGCATGACCGAGGACGATCGCGGGGTGATCTGGTCGGTCACCTATCCGCAGAGCGGCGTCGCTTCCTTTGATCCGAATACCCGCGAGTTCAAGGACTATGGCCACGTACACAAGGAGAACTGGCAGCAATATCAGCGCTACGTCGCCGCCGACGATGCCGGATGGATTTACTTCGGGCTGGGCAACACCGCCAGTCACATCATCGGTTTTGATCCGCGCACCGGGAAGGCCAAGCCCATGATCCCGGAAAGCGAGCGCGGGCGGGGAACCGCCGAAGTACACCGTGACATGAACGGCAAAGTCTATGGCTGTCCGCTTGTCGGACAGGACGACTGGTACGAGTTTCACAACGGGCAGGCCCGAAGAATCGGAAAACGGCCGGAGATCCGCAAGAAGCCCGTCATCACTTCTTCTCAAAGCCTCTTTCACACTGCTTTCCCGGATGGCAAGCGGCTGAAAAGTTGCGACCTGGTCGAACGTACGCTGACCGTAGTGAACCCGATAAGCCGCGAGACGCGACAAGTCCGGTTCGACTACCACAGCGAGGGGGCGCACATCATGGGCCTGGCTGTCGCACCTGATGACACCATCTGCGGCGGCACCGCTTTCCCGATGCGGTTCTTCAGCTATAACCCGGCGACAGACAAATGGATAAACCGCGAATGCTATATCCAGTGGAACACGGTCGCCCGGCAGGGGGATCGGTTCTTTGTCGGCGGCTACACTCACGGGTTTCTACTGGAGTGGGATCCGGCCAAACCCTGGGTGCCGACCGAAAAAGGCAATAAGGCCTCCAATCCGCTATTCCTGACGGAGTGTCATCCCACGATCAACCGCCCTCATGAACTGCTGGCTCACCCCGATGGCAATACTCTTGTGCTTGCCGGCACCCCGGAATATGGCTATACCGGCGGCGGGCTGATGTTCTGGGACCGCAAAACCCAAACGCGCATCCTGCTCGAACATACGGACATTCTACCTGACCAGGCGACCATGAGCCTGGCGGCCTTGCCAAACGGCAAGCTGCTAGGCGGGACGACCACAAGCCCCGGAACCGGCGGCGAGCGAAAGGCCAAACAGGCCGAACTGTACATCATGGACATGCGCACCCGGAAACTGGAGTGGCACGAGGCGGTCTTTCAAGGTACCCAAGACTACACCGATCTGTGTCCGGGCCCCGAGGGTCTGATCTACGGTGTGGCGGACCGGGCTCGTTTCTTTGTCTTCGACCCGGCCAAACGCAAAGTGGTCCACGAACAGGACACCCGGACGCAATTCGGCCTGACGAACTCCCAACAAGGTCCGCGGATCTTTGTGACCGATCGTCAGGGGGGTACCTACATGCTGTTCGTCAAAGGAATCTGCCGCATTGAGCCGGGCACTTTCGAGATCGAGCTGCTGGCCGAATCCCCCGTGCCCGTTGGTCCCGGCGGAGACTACCACAAAGGTCGCGTCTACTTTGCCAGTGGGTCGCATCTGTACAGCTACAGAGTTTCGGGAAAGTCGGGAGACTGACGCTCTCCCGAAACACAACAACGCGGCGTTGACGGCGAAGCCCGAGCAGCTCTGCGGATACAGGATTGCCTTCTTCGCACAGGTCGACCAGGCCAATCCCTGGGCGCACTGCGAGCAATTCAGTCGAGTTCCAGAGTCAGCGTGCGGCCGTCGGCTACGTCCAATTGCACTCGGTCGTCAGGGCCCTCAACCACGTTGTACATCTCGCGGACCTGCTCGCCCTCTTGATCATCCACCGTCACTTTCCACTTGGCGGGAGGCGGATAAACGAAGAGCAGCGACGGCGATCGCCCTTGCCCGCTGATTCGGATCCTGTCCTTCTTGACCGAGATGTCGAGCACCAGTTGCCGCAAAGCCACGCGCGTGACCGTTGCTTCGGGCCAGTCGGAGGGCAAGCGAGGATTGATCTCCAGCCCATCGCCGCGAGCCCGCAAGCCGAGGAATCCGTCCACCACGATCTGCGGCACCAGAATGCTTTCGAAGAACTCACGATCCATACCCAGGCCGCCTGGAGGGCCTCCTCCCTGCAGCGTGCCGCGCGTGCCGTCCTTGTAGTACTCGCGATAGCCGCCGGCCGCCTGAACCTCATCGTACCAGGCGAGAATCTCCTTCAGCCGCTGCCACGCATCGTCAGGACCGAGCACCTTGAGCCGGGCCATCAGGTCATGATACGAGAAGCCCAGCACCGCACCGCCGTCCTGCACCTGGCCGCCCCAGGGAATGGTCTCAGGGGTATTCCATATCCACATGTACCACTCGACATTGCGTTTGGTCGAGGCCCGCGGGCCGAAACGCCAGTGATAGATATCCGCGCCCTTGGAGGTGTCGCCCTCGACGATCCGCTTGCCGGTCAGCCAATCCATGATCGAACGGGCCTGCTCGGGCGTGGCGAAGTCGTAATGAATCGCCTCGCAGTTCATGAAGGTGTAGCCGTAGTCGTGCATCTTGCCGTCGGCGTCCAAGCCGGTGACGAAACGGCCGGTGTCCTTGTTCCAGAAGAGCTGGCCAGCGTATTGCTTCACCTCGCGGGCGTGCTCGGCCAGTTCCTTCGGGTCCAGCCGCAGCGGTCCGCCGGGCATGTTCCACTCCGGATGGCGCGAGATCTCAGTCTCGAGTCGGCTCATGTAGTTCAGCGTGCTGTAATACTGCACCGTGGCGTACCCGTCGCGATAGCCGCAGGGCAGCAGGTCCCAGTAGTTGTGGCCGATGCCGCGTCCGGAATGGGTGGTCTTCTTACCGTCCGCGGCTACGTCGAAGCCCGGCCGTCCGTCATGACCGGGAAACGGCGTGACGATGCATTTTTCCTTGGCCGCGCCGAAATCGGTCATCATGTAGCGAACGGCCAGGCGCATCCGCTGCAGGTTGTCGCGGAGGAAGTTCAGATCGCCGGTCCACCAGAAGTACTGGCAGCACCCGCGTGTAAAACACGAGTTGTTGATGTTGTGCCGCGTGTCGTACTGAGTGAACAGGGCCTGGATCCCCACCTTGGCGGGTCCGGTGTTACCAAAGTTGATGCCCAGCCGCGTGATCTTGCCCTTCCACAGCGGCGACTGGTACACCGGGATCATGGTGTAAACGATGCCTTGGGCCTTGGTGATGGGCGGGAAGTGGAAACGGCGCGGCGGGATGGTCGCCCCCGAGTCGCCTTCTCCCCATTCGATGTAAGGTTGTGCGTTCTCCAGGTCCTCTGCTCGCCACCGAAGCTGAATGAACGGCGACTGCTCCGGGTCTATCTCCAGCGGCGGGGTGCGCACGGCCGCATCCGGAGCGGTCAGTTCCACATTCCACGCGTGCTCGGCGATGCCCAGATCCTTGCCGCCGACGATCTCCCAGCCGTCCTGCTTTTTCTCCTCGGTTCCGTGCCAGCCCTGCGGCACATGCTGCAGCGAGAAGTGCCAGCCCCAGGTGCCCGGCCCGCCCTGGGCCCAGAAGGGGAATGGCCAGCCGTGTTGGTGGGCGATCGAGGCGTGCTGGTGCGTAGACACGTAGCCGTCGGCGTCGATGTGCCGGTTGGACAGCGTCTTGGCCCACGCGGCCCGCAGGCCGGCGCTTCGGTTTCCGGTCTCGACCGCCGGCCAGAGCGTCGGGGCGCTCATCCACTCGTCCCACATCGTCGCCAGCGGCCCGGCCGGCGGCTGATAATGCCGGTAGTACAGGTCCCGCAGGCTGGCCATGGCCTTGTCCTGGCCGGGAACGATGAATCGCGGGAAGTCATCGGGAATCATCAAAGGCTGAGCAAACGTGGACGCGGCACAGCAGGCAGCCAAAACGACGGCAGGCACGAAACGCAATGGACCCATGACGCATTCTCCAACGGGACCCCGGACGAACCCACAGGCAGTGTATGGCTCGAGATGCGAACGATCAACGATCGGCCGCGCTCGACCGAGAATCCTTTCTCGGTCGCCGGGTGCCACTGACGGCTTGCCCGCCAGTCTTTCGCTCGACCGAGAATCCCTTCTCGGTCGCACTTCATCCCGGATGCCACAGGAGAATCGCTCCGGCTTGCTGACCCGAGCAGTTCGACCATGGC is a genomic window of Phycisphaerae bacterium containing:
- the bioF gene encoding 8-amino-7-oxononanoate synthase, which gives rise to MNSNPTPQDWSDLLANLEVQGLRRSFRILESGQGTYINVAGRMLMNLASNDYLGLAAHPCIVQAVKEAVDRWGWGAGASRLVSGTMRIHADLESRLATFKGAEAALVCPTGYQANLAAIRGLAGRGDVIFLDKLNHASIIDASLARGPARLEAPVVRVFPHRDYRRLERLLDKAKGTRRRIIVTDSIFSMDGDFADLSMLVELKSRYDALLIVDEAHATGVWGEHGRGLAEAMDVTEKIDVAVGTLSKALGGLGGFIAASREIIDWLVNTARPFIYTTALPPAACAAAMAALDLVEREPGRRLGLIRMAAWFREQVAGGLGLDIAGSCSQIIPIIVGPVDRTVELSRALEEAGFLVPAIRPPTVPKGKSRLRISLCADHQQTDLARLLDVLGTVCRKR